One part of the Humulus lupulus chromosome 9, drHumLupu1.1, whole genome shotgun sequence genome encodes these proteins:
- the LOC133799811 gene encoding N-terminal acetyltransferase A complex auxiliary subunit NAA15-like: MDRKSEAYELVRQGLQNDLKSHVCWHVYGLLYRSDREYREAIKCYRNALRIDPDNIEILRDLSLLQVQMRDLAGFVETKQQLLSLKSNHRMNWISFPVAHHLNSNALKAVEILEAYEGTLEDDFPPDNERCEHGEMLLYKVF; this comes from the exons ATGGACCGTAAATCTGAAGCATATGAGCTTGTTCGACAAGGATTACAG AATGATCTTAAAAGTCATGTATGCTGGCATGTTTATGGTCTTCTTTATCGTTCCGATAGAGAATACAGGGAGGCAATCAAATGTTATAGAAATGCACTGAGGATCGATCCAGACAATATTGAAATTTTGCGGGATCTGTCACTGTTACAG GTGCAAATGCGAGATTTGGCAGGGTTTGTCGAGACAAAACAACAGCTCTTGTCTCTAAAATCAAATCATCGTATGAATTGGATCAGCTTTCCTGTTGCtcatcatttaaactcaaa TGCTTTAAAAGCAGTTGAAATTCTAGAAGCATATGAAGGGACACTAGAAGATGATTTTCCTCCTGATAATGAACGTTGTGAACATGGGGAAATGCTTTTGTATAAGGTATTCTAA